In a genomic window of Pirellulales bacterium:
- a CDS encoding divalent-cation tolerance protein CutA yields the protein MSDYLQVVTTTASHEMAQSIARALVQRRLAACVQVSGPIDSVYRWQDQIESSQEWICTAKTRADRFGEVERTIHELHSYDTPEIIAVPIVAGSADYLAWLDAQVRM from the coding sequence ATGAGCGACTATCTACAGGTCGTGACCACCACTGCCAGCCACGAGATGGCACAATCCATAGCGCGAGCCTTGGTCCAGCGCCGATTGGCGGCCTGCGTGCAGGTATCGGGACCGATCGATAGCGTCTACCGCTGGCAAGACCAAATCGAGTCGAGCCAAGAGTGGATTTGCACTGCCAAGACGCGGGCGGACCGCTTTGGCGAAGTTGAGCGGACCATTCACGAGTTGCACAGCTACGACACGCCGGAAATTATTGCCGTGCCGATCGTGGCCGGCAGCGCTGATTATCTGGCCTGGCTCGACGCGCAGGTGCGGATGTGA
- a CDS encoding MBL fold metallo-hydrolase, which translates to MKLILLGTTGYHPNDRRQTACLMLPEVGILLDAGTALYRARDYLATPELDIFLTHAHLDHIVGVTFLFDVFFERSIERCTVHGAAEHLAAVREHLLAPALFPAAPPCDYAVLASPTVRLASGGRLTHFLLDHPGGAVGYRLDWPGHSLAYVTDTTARADAPYVDQLRGVDLLVHECYFPDEQREWAETTGHSHTSAVAELARAAGVGRLVLVHVNPLSEADDPIGLAAARRIFPRVEIGEDRMELDF; encoded by the coding sequence ATGAAGCTGATCTTGCTCGGCACCACGGGCTATCATCCCAACGATCGACGGCAGACCGCCTGCCTCATGCTGCCGGAAGTGGGGATACTGCTCGATGCCGGTACGGCGCTCTACCGGGCGCGCGATTATCTGGCCACGCCCGAGCTGGATATTTTTCTCACGCACGCGCATCTTGATCATATCGTCGGCGTCACGTTTTTGTTTGATGTGTTCTTCGAGCGATCCATCGAGCGCTGCACCGTGCATGGCGCCGCGGAACATCTGGCCGCGGTGCGCGAGCATCTGCTGGCGCCGGCGCTCTTTCCCGCCGCGCCGCCGTGCGACTACGCCGTGCTTGCTAGCCCCACGGTACGGCTTGCTTCGGGGGGGCGGCTGACTCATTTTTTGCTCGACCATCCCGGAGGCGCGGTTGGGTATCGACTGGATTGGCCCGGCCATTCGCTGGCCTATGTCACCGACACCACCGCACGGGCCGACGCGCCGTATGTCGATCAACTGCGGGGCGTCGATCTGTTGGTGCATGAGTGCTATTTTCCCGACGAACAGCGGGAATGGGCGGAAACAACCGGGCACAGCCATACCTCCGCGGTGGCCGAGTTGGCGCGCGCGGCCGGAGTGGGACGGCTGGTGCTGGTGCATGTGAATCCACTTTCGGAAGCGGATGACCCGATTGGCCTGGCGGCGGCGCGACGGATCTTTCCGCGCGTCGAGATTGGCGAGGACCGAATGGAGTTGGATTTTTAA